From the Kiritimatiellaceae bacterium genome, one window contains:
- a CDS encoding 4-phosphoerythronate dehydrogenase, translating to MTETVLLGREAFETLGEVVVVPDRKIPPEQLKDADALITRSQSKVAPELLAGSAVRFVGTATAGFEHYDIRGLETLGVVWCAAPGCNADSVADWFTAAMLTLHKNHGVALEGKTLGIIGIGQVGSRIAKRAEALGLRVLLNDPPRAAKEGAAGFQPLEKLLAESDIVSLHVPLIKEKPWPTLHMADCRFFEQMKRGSVFINAARGPVLDSDALLLAKERGIIAHAVLDVWDPEPAVRADVLRIATIGTPHIAGHSFEGKLNGTIQVYRDVCNFFETAPVWNPAPRLPAVAVPELKIDSRGKPDLDVLAEAVFAVYDIEADQLSVEDIERFDKLRAHYRVRREFKNTTVLLSEIRPVLSRKLHQAGFTVPAACAPDNG from the coding sequence GTGACAGAAACTGTACTGCTGGGCCGCGAAGCGTTCGAAACGCTCGGCGAAGTCGTTGTTGTCCCCGACCGGAAGATTCCTCCGGAACAGCTCAAAGATGCCGACGCGCTGATTACCCGCTCTCAAAGCAAGGTGGCGCCGGAACTGCTCGCCGGTTCTGCCGTCCGCTTCGTTGGCACCGCCACCGCCGGATTCGAACACTACGACATCCGCGGACTGGAAACTCTCGGCGTCGTCTGGTGCGCCGCGCCGGGCTGTAATGCCGACAGCGTTGCCGACTGGTTCACCGCCGCGATGCTGACGCTCCATAAAAATCACGGCGTCGCGCTCGAAGGAAAAACTCTCGGCATCATCGGCATCGGTCAGGTTGGTTCGCGCATCGCGAAACGCGCTGAAGCGCTCGGCCTGCGCGTTCTGCTCAACGATCCGCCGCGTGCCGCCAAAGAAGGTGCCGCCGGATTTCAGCCGCTGGAAAAACTGCTGGCGGAATCCGATATCGTTTCGCTCCATGTGCCGCTGATTAAGGAAAAACCGTGGCCGACGCTTCACATGGCGGACTGCCGTTTTTTTGAACAGATGAAGCGCGGTTCTGTTTTCATCAACGCGGCGCGCGGTCCGGTACTGGATAGCGACGCCCTGCTGCTCGCCAAAGAGCGCGGCATCATCGCGCACGCCGTTCTCGACGTCTGGGATCCGGAGCCGGCTGTCCGCGCCGATGTGCTCCGGATTGCCACGATTGGAACGCCGCATATCGCCGGCCATTCGTTTGAAGGCAAGCTGAACGGCACCATTCAGGTTTACCGTGATGTCTGCAACTTTTTCGAAACGGCTCCGGTTTGGAATCCCGCGCCGCGACTGCCCGCGGTAGCCGTGCCGGAACTGAAAATTGATTCGCGCGGGAAACCCGATCTCGATGTGCTGGCCGAAGCCGTCTTCGCGGTCTATGACATTGAAGCCGACCAGCTCTCGGTCGAAGATATTGAACGGTTCGACAAACTGCGTGCTCATTACCGCGTGCGGCGGGAATTTAAGAACACAACCGTTCTTCTTTCGGAAATCCGTCCGGTGCTAAGCAGAAAATTACATCAAGCCGGATTTACCGTTCCGGCGGCTTGCGCACCAGATAACGGGTAA
- a CDS encoding tRNA-dihydrouridine synthase family protein — MKLKPLKFGTVTIDFPVVLAPMAGYTDAAFRSICKENGAGACYTEVTSAEGIRRDSQKTFQFLEVSKFDHPIAGHIFGKSVEAMVDAAIYIEKLGTFDWIDLNCGCPVKKVVRRGAGAALMKEPEQIGEIVRAVKKAVSLPVSVKTRIGFSPAFPDHLTIAKVVEDAGADMIAVHGRYACNFHGGPADWEKLGEIKQALQIPVIGNGGIVKPEDAAEMVRVSGVDGVMIGRGAVGNPWLFEQIKNPAAEPPSLERRRKAIETHLLRLVEMTSATAQGRRCKTKYIPEQSACLHFRPHLAQYMKGLRGRRDLLQHLNTMQDVKTVMDAVDRVMEQNL; from the coding sequence ATGAAGTTAAAACCTCTAAAATTCGGAACGGTGACGATCGATTTTCCGGTGGTGCTTGCGCCGATGGCGGGTTACACCGACGCGGCGTTCCGTTCGATCTGTAAAGAAAACGGCGCAGGTGCGTGTTATACCGAAGTCACCAGCGCCGAAGGAATCCGCCGCGATTCGCAGAAGACGTTCCAATTCCTGGAAGTTTCCAAATTTGACCATCCGATTGCGGGGCACATTTTTGGCAAGTCGGTCGAAGCGATGGTTGATGCGGCGATCTATATTGAAAAGCTCGGCACGTTTGACTGGATCGACCTGAACTGCGGCTGTCCGGTGAAAAAAGTCGTCCGGCGCGGCGCGGGTGCCGCGCTGATGAAAGAGCCGGAGCAGATCGGCGAGATTGTCCGCGCCGTCAAAAAAGCGGTGTCGCTGCCGGTGAGCGTTAAAACCCGTATTGGTTTCAGTCCGGCGTTTCCGGATCACCTGACGATTGCCAAAGTCGTCGAGGACGCCGGGGCCGACATGATCGCGGTACACGGACGCTACGCCTGTAATTTTCATGGCGGCCCAGCTGACTGGGAAAAGCTGGGTGAAATCAAACAGGCGCTGCAAATTCCAGTGATCGGCAACGGCGGTATCGTGAAGCCGGAGGATGCGGCGGAAATGGTGCGCGTGTCCGGCGTGGACGGCGTAATGATCGGCCGCGGCGCAGTCGGCAATCCATGGCTGTTCGAGCAGATAAAAAATCCGGCGGCGGAACCGCCGTCGCTGGAACGGCGCCGCAAAGCGATTGAAACGCATTTGCTTCGGCTGGTGGAAATGACTTCCGCCACAGCGCAGGGACGGCGCTGTAAAACGAAATATATTCCTGAGCAGAGCGCCTGCCTGCATTTCCGCCCGCATCTGGCGCAGTATATGAAAGGCCTGCGCGGCCGCCGCGATCTTTTGCAGCATCTCAATACGATGCAGGATGTCAAAACGGTAATGGACGCGGTGGACAGGGTAATGGAGCAAAACTTATGA
- a CDS encoding phosphomannomutase/phosphoglucomutase, translating into MAGIFKAYDIRGIYGTELTDDVAFKIGRAVATFLKPKTFVIGHDMRPHSIPLFNAMAKGLTMQGVDVINIGLASTPMSYHANGKLGADGSVIITASHNPGEWNGMKICRELAIPISGATGIADIERIVNEQSFDAPAAKPGKVTLYDIKPEYFAHIRTFATMKKPLNVVIDYANGMGISEGGVFTDKMFDITPMYDVMDGTFPNHEANPLDLHTLHDISAKLKAGKYDFGIAFDGDADRAGFLDENGDVVTMDMITALVAQSMLEKFPGSAIFYDLRSSWAVKEVIEEAGGRPMMSRVGHAFIKAQMREADAVFAGELSGHYYFRDNYYTESSALAAICVANLVSKTGKTLSQLIKPIKRYFASGEINSKVADVQTVFKKLDAKYGDARKFQLDGNSYEYADWWFNVRSSNTEPLVRLNLEAKTKAQMEQKRDEVLALIRG; encoded by the coding sequence ATGGCTGGAATTTTTAAAGCATACGACATCCGCGGAATCTACGGCACCGAACTGACCGACGATGTGGCCTTCAAAATCGGGCGCGCTGTCGCCACCTTTCTGAAGCCAAAGACGTTTGTCATCGGCCACGACATGCGCCCGCACTCCATTCCGTTGTTCAACGCCATGGCCAAAGGGCTGACGATGCAGGGCGTTGACGTCATCAATATTGGACTGGCTTCCACGCCGATGTCCTATCACGCCAACGGCAAGCTTGGCGCCGACGGTTCAGTCATCATCACCGCCTCGCATAACCCCGGCGAATGGAACGGCATGAAAATCTGCCGCGAGCTGGCGATTCCGATCAGCGGCGCCACCGGCATCGCCGATATCGAGCGTATCGTCAACGAACAATCCTTCGACGCGCCTGCCGCCAAGCCCGGCAAAGTGACGCTGTATGACATTAAGCCGGAATACTTCGCCCACATCCGCACCTTTGCGACCATGAAGAAGCCGCTCAACGTTGTCATCGACTACGCCAACGGCATGGGAATTTCCGAAGGCGGCGTATTCACCGACAAGATGTTTGATATCACGCCGATGTACGATGTTATGGACGGCACTTTCCCGAACCACGAAGCCAATCCGCTCGACCTGCACACGCTGCACGACATTTCCGCCAAACTTAAAGCGGGCAAGTACGACTTCGGTATCGCCTTCGACGGCGACGCCGACCGCGCCGGCTTCCTCGATGAAAACGGCGACGTCGTCACCATGGACATGATCACCGCGCTGGTCGCGCAGTCCATGCTCGAAAAATTTCCCGGCTCCGCCATTTTCTACGACCTGCGTAGCAGCTGGGCCGTCAAGGAAGTCATTGAAGAAGCGGGCGGACGTCCGATGATGAGTCGCGTCGGCCACGCCTTCATCAAAGCGCAGATGCGCGAAGCCGACGCCGTTTTCGCGGGCGAGCTTTCCGGCCACTACTACTTCCGCGACAACTATTACACCGAAAGCTCTGCGCTGGCCGCCATTTGCGTCGCCAACCTCGTTAGCAAAACCGGCAAAACACTTTCCCAGCTCATCAAGCCGATCAAACGCTACTTCGCGTCCGGCGAAATCAATTCGAAGGTCGCCGATGTGCAGACGGTTTTCAAAAAACTCGACGCGAAATACGGCGATGCGCGCAAATTTCAGCTCGACGGCAATTCCTACGAATACGCCGACTGGTGGTTCAACGTCCGTTCGTCCAACACCGAGCCGCTCGTCCGCCTCAACCTCGAAGCCAAAACCAAGGCGCAGATGGAACAGAAGCGCGACGAAGTGCTGGCTCTGATTCGCGGATAA
- a CDS encoding DUF1573 domain-containing protein has product MKFDIRYSIFVSFLLLAFPDIGNAVEGARLVCDTPVYKFGKVTQSAVITNVFIIRNAGDTTFVAGMPRTGCSCTKVRLSKRMIGPGETVELTAVFTAARRSGEQKKPVYLLPSDSEVPALTFYMEGFVESPAQSQ; this is encoded by the coding sequence ATGAAATTCGATATTCGATATTCGATATTCGTCAGTTTCCTTCTACTGGCGTTTCCAGACATTGGAAACGCAGTTGAAGGAGCTCGGCTGGTGTGCGATACGCCGGTGTATAAATTCGGAAAAGTGACTCAGTCGGCCGTGATCACCAACGTCTTTATCATCCGGAATGCGGGCGACACCACGTTTGTCGCCGGAATGCCGCGTACCGGTTGTAGCTGTACCAAAGTCCGGCTCAGCAAACGGATGATCGGGCCGGGCGAAACGGTTGAGCTGACGGCGGTTTTTACGGCGGCCCGCCGCTCCGGCGAGCAAAAGAAACCCGTTTACCTTTTGCCGTCCGATTCGGAGGTTCCGGCCCTCACATTTTATATGGAAGGTTTTGTTGAATCGCCCGCCCAATCTCAGTAG
- the ruvB gene encoding Holliday junction branch migration DNA helicase RuvB translates to MEHTVTTLNRPDKDFDIKLRPSRFADFTGQDKIKERLELFVQAAKARGDVLDHALLSGPPGLGKTTLAYIIAEAMGANIKCTSGPVIDKPGDLAGLLTSLERGDFLFIDEIHRMQKSVEEYLYSAMEDFVIDIVIDQGPNARSVRLNIQPFTLIGATTRSGLLSAPMRSRFGLVNRLDYYDAATLQKIIIRSARILNVDIEPDGALEIARRSRGTPRIANNLLRRARDYAQIKAGNVITADVAAKALALLEIDDSGLDEMDKRILQTIIEKFGGGPVGISSLAVSVGEEADTIEEVYEPYLIQEGFIKRTPQGRVVLPRGFDLFGLSSSGGSASGGKPGHSQ, encoded by the coding sequence ATGGAACACACCGTCACAACGCTGAACCGTCCGGATAAGGACTTCGATATCAAGCTGCGCCCGTCGCGGTTCGCTGATTTTACCGGTCAGGACAAAATCAAAGAGCGGCTGGAGCTGTTTGTGCAGGCGGCCAAGGCGCGTGGCGATGTCCTCGACCACGCGCTGCTTTCCGGCCCACCCGGCCTCGGCAAAACCACGCTGGCCTATATCATCGCCGAAGCGATGGGCGCGAACATCAAATGCACCTCCGGGCCGGTCATCGACAAGCCCGGCGATCTAGCCGGACTGCTTACCAGTCTGGAGCGCGGCGACTTTCTATTCATCGACGAAATCCACCGCATGCAGAAGTCGGTTGAGGAATATCTCTATTCCGCGATGGAGGATTTCGTCATCGATATCGTCATCGACCAGGGACCGAACGCCCGTTCCGTACGGCTCAACATTCAGCCGTTCACGCTGATCGGCGCGACAACCCGCAGCGGTCTGCTTTCCGCGCCGATGCGCTCGCGCTTCGGCCTCGTCAACCGGCTCGACTATTATGACGCCGCGACACTTCAGAAAATCATCATCCGCTCCGCGCGCATTCTGAACGTGGATATCGAACCGGACGGCGCGCTCGAAATCGCCCGCCGTTCGCGCGGCACGCCGCGCATCGCCAACAACCTGCTTCGCCGAGCCCGCGACTATGCGCAGATCAAAGCCGGTAATGTCATCACCGCCGATGTCGCCGCCAAAGCGCTGGCGCTGCTTGAAATTGACGACAGCGGCCTCGACGAAATGGATAAGCGGATTTTGCAGACCATCATCGAAAAGTTCGGCGGCGGGCCGGTCGGCATCAGCTCGCTGGCGGTTTCGGTCGGCGAAGAAGCCGACACGATCGAAGAAGTTTACGAGCCGTATCTGATTCAGGAAGGATTCATCAAACGCACTCCGCAGGGCCGCGTCGTTCTCCCGCGCGGGTTTGATTTGTTCGGTCTCTCCTCCTCCGGCGGATCCGCCTCTGGCGGAAAGCCCGGACATTCGCAATAG
- the ruvA gene encoding Holliday junction branch migration protein RuvA, whose product MITFLEGTLEEKQPGRAVVNVGGVGYEVIIPLSSFDRLPPEGAKTRILIYHHITDVSQVLFGFATDDERRMFTLLLSVSGVGPKIAVAALSGLSVRELKTALIESDVKRLSSISGIGKKTAERIIVELRDKFSPGEALETLAGSDDLPGDSRLRDAALALISLGYKQDDARKMVKALKLEPSTSVEELIRMALTGK is encoded by the coding sequence ATGATTACTTTCCTGGAAGGCACCCTCGAAGAAAAACAGCCCGGCCGCGCGGTGGTGAACGTCGGCGGCGTCGGTTATGAAGTGATCATCCCGCTCAGCAGTTTCGACCGCCTGCCGCCCGAGGGAGCGAAAACCCGCATCCTGATCTACCACCACATCACCGACGTCTCGCAGGTGCTGTTCGGCTTCGCCACGGATGATGAACGCCGGATGTTTACACTGCTCCTCAGCGTCAGCGGTGTCGGCCCGAAAATCGCGGTCGCCGCGCTTTCCGGCCTTTCGGTTCGCGAACTCAAAACCGCGCTGATCGAAAGCGACGTCAAACGGCTCTCCTCCATTTCCGGCATCGGCAAAAAAACCGCCGAACGCATCATCGTTGAACTGCGCGACAAATTTTCGCCCGGCGAAGCGCTCGAAACGCTGGCCGGCTCCGACGATCTGCCCGGCGACAGCCGGTTGCGTGACGCCGCGCTGGCTCTCATTTCTCTCGGTTACAAACAGGACGACGCCCGTAAAATGGTTAAGGCGCTCAAGCTGGAGCCGTCGACGTCGGTTGAAGAGCTGATTCGTATGGCGTTAACGGGGAAATAG
- the sppA gene encoding signal peptide peptidase SppA: protein MHRHRNSRKPWIITALLAIALLGTLLSHCRQVEKDYPRDEAPKLDETWSFGSGDVKVVRIPLDGVIMRSEEEGFLTARSDMVASILAQVCAAERDPEMRAIILEVNSPGGGVTPSDEIYNALRGFRQSRPDRRVVVFIRDLGASGAYYAAMAGDFIIAEPTAVVGSIGVIMQTMNFQGLSEKLGITDVTIKSGANKDMLNPFQPVNTNQVALLQSLIDEMQKRFSGIVVESRKLNAADAAGLFDGRIFSASDALNKGLIDEIGYWNDALARTAQLLDTGALRVVRYEPQRTFVEQLLEGKSPVVLPNLKLHSPQFLYLWKP from the coding sequence ATGCACCGTCATAGAAACAGTCGTAAACCGTGGATTATCACCGCCCTGCTGGCTATCGCCCTGCTGGGCACCCTGCTCTCGCACTGCCGTCAGGTCGAAAAAGATTACCCGCGCGACGAAGCGCCAAAACTGGACGAAACCTGGTCGTTCGGCAGCGGTGACGTCAAAGTCGTACGCATTCCGCTCGACGGTGTGATCATGCGCTCAGAAGAAGAAGGTTTTCTAACCGCCCGCTCTGACATGGTCGCCAGTATTCTTGCTCAGGTGTGCGCCGCTGAACGCGATCCGGAAATGCGCGCCATCATTCTGGAAGTCAATTCGCCCGGCGGCGGCGTGACGCCGAGCGATGAAATTTATAATGCACTCCGCGGCTTCCGTCAGAGCCGTCCCGATCGCCGTGTCGTCGTTTTCATCCGCGACCTCGGAGCTTCCGGCGCATACTACGCCGCCATGGCTGGCGATTTCATCATCGCTGAACCGACCGCCGTGGTCGGTTCCATCGGCGTGATCATGCAAACGATGAACTTTCAGGGACTATCTGAAAAACTCGGCATCACCGACGTCACCATCAAGTCGGGCGCGAACAAAGACATGCTCAACCCTTTCCAACCGGTGAACACCAATCAGGTGGCGCTGTTGCAGTCATTGATTGACGAGATGCAGAAGCGCTTCAGCGGCATCGTGGTCGAATCGCGCAAGTTGAATGCTGCGGATGCCGCCGGACTGTTCGACGGCCGGATTTTTTCGGCTTCCGATGCGCTGAACAAGGGGCTGATTGACGAAATCGGCTACTGGAACGACGCGCTGGCCCGCACGGCGCAACTGCTGGACACCGGCGCACTGCGCGTGGTGCGGTATGAGCCGCAGCGAACATTTGTTGAACAACTGCTCGAAGGAAAAAGTCCGGTTGTTCTGCCGAATCTGAAACTGCATTCGCCGCAGTTCCTGTATCTTTGGAAACCGTAA
- a CDS encoding LysM peptidoglycan-binding domain-containing protein codes for MMKKICFTLLTAGLLTGCETMPFPLQTRADRAAMGEDQLIAQENQRRAAGRLESLELQMNQMSRDLEALKGQLDRRCAAIEQKNEADKREMVSRLSGELNKLMKQASAPVPQSSSRPAVSGKAVEHTVQSGETLYIIAKAYGVSAKTITDNNKIADPGRLSVGQKLIIPQ; via the coding sequence ATGATGAAAAAGATTTGTTTTACCCTGCTGACCGCCGGACTGCTGACCGGTTGCGAAACCATGCCCTTCCCATTACAGACCCGCGCCGACCGCGCCGCGATGGGCGAAGACCAGCTCATCGCGCAGGAAAATCAGCGCCGCGCGGCTGGACGTCTGGAGTCGCTTGAACTGCAAATGAATCAGATGAGCCGCGATCTTGAAGCGCTGAAAGGACAACTCGACCGCCGCTGCGCAGCCATTGAGCAGAAAAACGAAGCCGATAAGCGGGAAATGGTGTCCCGGCTGAGCGGAGAACTGAACAAGCTGATGAAACAGGCGTCCGCTCCGGTTCCCCAGTCGTCGTCCAGGCCAGCCGTCAGCGGTAAGGCTGTCGAACATACCGTCCAGTCCGGCGAAACGCTCTACATCATCGCCAAGGCCTACGGTGTCAGTGCGAAGACGATTACCGACAATAATAAAATCGCGGATCCGGGCCGTCTCTCTGTCGGCCAAAAACTGATTATTCCACAGTAG
- a CDS encoding radical SAM protein → MASSYKYLFGPVPSRRLGRSLGIDVTPFKTCSFDCVFCQCGCTTRLVTERSEFVPLEDVCAEIERWLKEDGAADCITFAGSGEPTLYSRLGELIAFIKAHTTIPVIVLSNGTLLHRIAVRDELMTADVVKVSLSAWDDASFRKINRPATGLTFDQLLAGQREFRQEFTGTLWIEVFLMEGFNANLSQVKKIAAAVGGIRPDKIHLNTAARPSAEASVLPVTKEKLASLCELFTPHAEVIASFSATRAGGDIDAEKLISLIRRHPATAAQLAQSFGVESATILPLLDDPRLQKEMRGGEAYYTCR, encoded by the coding sequence ATGGCCTCTTCCTACAAATATCTTTTTGGCCCGGTGCCGTCACGACGTCTTGGCCGTTCGCTCGGCATCGACGTAACACCGTTCAAAACCTGTTCGTTCGACTGCGTGTTCTGCCAATGCGGATGCACAACACGCCTTGTTACAGAGCGCAGCGAGTTCGTTCCGCTCGAAGATGTCTGCGCCGAAATCGAGCGCTGGCTGAAAGAAGACGGCGCGGCCGATTGCATCACTTTCGCCGGCTCCGGCGAGCCGACGCTCTATTCGCGCCTCGGCGAGCTGATTGCCTTCATTAAGGCGCATACAACGATTCCGGTTATCGTTCTTTCGAATGGCACCCTGCTCCACCGCATTGCGGTGCGCGACGAACTGATGACGGCTGATGTCGTAAAGGTCAGCCTGAGTGCGTGGGACGATGCGTCGTTTCGTAAAATCAACCGCCCGGCCACTGGCCTTACGTTTGATCAGTTGCTGGCAGGACAGCGCGAATTCCGGCAAGAATTTACAGGAACGCTGTGGATAGAAGTTTTTTTGATGGAAGGATTTAACGCTAATCTGTCGCAGGTAAAAAAAATCGCCGCCGCCGTCGGCGGAATCCGGCCGGATAAAATTCACCTGAACACAGCGGCGCGGCCGTCAGCAGAGGCCTCCGTTCTGCCGGTAACCAAAGAAAAGCTGGCCTCGCTTTGCGAACTCTTTACTCCGCACGCTGAAGTCATCGCATCATTTTCCGCCACCCGTGCCGGCGGAGACATCGATGCCGAAAAACTGATCAGCCTGATTCGGCGGCATCCCGCCACGGCAGCCCAGCTGGCACAGAGTTTCGGCGTTGAATCAGCGACTATTTTGCCGTTGCTGGACGATCCCCGGCTGCAAAAAGAGATGCGCGGCGGCGAAGCCTATTACACGTGCCGGTAA
- the rpmE gene encoding 50S ribosomal protein L31 has product MKKEIHPEYTDAEISCACGHVVKTRSTVKKMHVNLCSACHPFFTGTAKMLDTEGRVDRFRKRYGK; this is encoded by the coding sequence ATGAAAAAAGAAATTCATCCCGAATACACTGATGCAGAAATTTCGTGCGCCTGCGGCCATGTGGTTAAAACCCGCTCGACCGTTAAGAAAATGCATGTGAACCTCTGCTCCGCCTGCCATCCGTTCTTCACCGGAACGGCCAAGATGCTTGATACGGAAGGTCGCGTAGACCGTTTCCGCAAGCGCTACGGCAAGTAA
- the prfA gene encoding peptide chain release factor 1: protein MINHAYLENLRRRISGLETEMSAPGVAANPQKMQALMHDYSHQKRVAAAAEYFLKLEETIAESRVMLADASTDAELREMAEAELADAEARLSGAEKAVKIALLPPDPSDSKNVIMEIRAGTGGDEAALFAGDLYRMYNRYAEANGLKVSVIDVSHSETGGYKEIVFSVEGELVYKKLKYESGTHRVQRVPATETQGRIHTSAATVAVLAEAEEVDIEIKTEDLRIDTYRSSGSGGQHVNTTDSAIRITHIPTGVVVQCQDERSQHKNKAKALRVLRSKLYEARQQQIEAEQSASRRSQVGSGDRSEKIRTYNYPQNRLSDHRINLTLYKLDRVMDGDLDDVFDALYEHDVELKIKAHTDKASKA from the coding sequence ATGATTAATCACGCCTATCTGGAAAACCTGCGCCGACGCATCTCCGGGCTCGAAACGGAAATGTCCGCGCCGGGCGTTGCCGCCAACCCCCAGAAAATGCAGGCGTTAATGCACGACTATTCGCATCAGAAAAGAGTCGCCGCCGCCGCCGAGTATTTTCTGAAGCTGGAAGAAACAATTGCCGAAAGCCGCGTAATGCTGGCAGACGCATCCACGGATGCCGAATTGCGTGAAATGGCCGAAGCCGAGCTGGCTGATGCCGAAGCCAGATTATCCGGCGCGGAAAAAGCCGTAAAGATCGCCCTGCTCCCGCCAGATCCTTCTGATTCGAAAAACGTGATCATGGAAATCCGCGCAGGTACTGGCGGAGACGAAGCCGCGCTTTTCGCCGGCGACCTCTATCGAATGTACAACCGCTATGCCGAAGCCAATGGACTCAAGGTTTCTGTCATAGATGTAAGCCATTCCGAAACAGGTGGATACAAGGAAATTGTTTTCTCCGTCGAAGGCGAGCTGGTCTATAAAAAACTGAAGTATGAAAGCGGAACACATCGCGTTCAGCGCGTTCCGGCGACTGAAACGCAGGGCCGCATTCACACTTCGGCCGCCACTGTCGCCGTACTCGCTGAAGCCGAGGAAGTGGATATCGAAATCAAAACCGAAGACCTGAGAATCGACACCTACCGTTCCAGCGGATCGGGCGGACAGCACGTCAACACGACCGATTCGGCGATTCGTATCACGCATATTCCGACCGGCGTGGTTGTGCAGTGTCAGGACGAGCGCTCACAACACAAAAATAAGGCTAAGGCCTTGCGCGTTCTTCGCTCCAAACTTTATGAGGCCCGTCAGCAACAAATCGAAGCGGAACAGTCGGCTTCCCGGCGCTCACAGGTCGGATCCGGCGACCGCAGCGAAAAAATCCGCACATATAACTATCCGCAAAACCGCCTGTCGGATCACCGCATCAATTTGACGCTCTACAAACTCGACCGGGTAATGGATGGCGACCTCGACGACGTTTTCGATGCCCTCTATGAGCACGATGTGGAATTAAAAATCAAGGCCCATACCGACAAAGCCTCAAAAGCTTGA
- a CDS encoding cupin domain-containing protein: protein MKQNLFDPIPEQSQKELFTKLLSTDNIRIERIVSFGQGSSAGFWYEQAENEWVLLLEGSAQIRFDDGLVDLAPGDYLNIQAGERHRVEKTAADGQTVWLAVFYK from the coding sequence ATGAAACAGAACCTGTTTGACCCAATTCCGGAACAGTCACAGAAAGAGTTATTCACCAAACTGCTTTCGACCGACAATATTCGCATTGAGCGGATTGTGTCTTTCGGGCAAGGCTCGTCCGCCGGGTTCTGGTATGAGCAGGCGGAAAACGAATGGGTTTTGTTATTGGAAGGATCCGCGCAAATCCGATTTGATGACGGACTGGTTGATTTGGCCCCCGGCGATTATTTGAATATTCAGGCCGGAGAGCGTCACCGGGTCGAAAAAACTGCGGCAGACGGGCAAACCGTCTGGTTGGCGGTTTTTTACAAATAG